Proteins encoded together in one uncultured Desulfosarcina sp. window:
- a CDS encoding LssY C-terminal domain-containing protein, producing the protein MNEHPFRERAIVKTQNGVRVLATVLSEEEARSVFGFSLYKKGVQPVWIEIENNTGHRMWFAPVSIDRDYFSPLEVAYLYHAGHTKAAAQDIDRFFYRHAMRKPINPGTVGSGFVFTNLEMGTKAFNVEVVGEDQQVRTFTFLIPVAGLQVDYKEVDFDKLYANHEKIDVESSRALKDLIAALPCCTTGEDGTHNADPINVVVVGTGADILYALLRSGWDETAAAASYDLLAQLPWEFRYQPVLSLYLFDRAQDAAFRKSRSTLNERNQLRLWLSPYTFNGHPVWVGQISRIIRLTAIDKFSIAPDVDEARDYLLQDLWYAQSLSQYGYVRLSEVATLSDPRHGLNDDVYFTDGMCLVVWVSNKPVSLDDVQFEPWERPVAGRREMMLDR; encoded by the coding sequence TTGAACGAACATCCCTTTCGTGAACGGGCGATCGTCAAAACACAAAACGGCGTGCGTGTCCTGGCAACCGTACTCAGCGAGGAAGAAGCCCGGTCCGTGTTCGGGTTCTCTCTTTATAAAAAAGGCGTTCAACCGGTTTGGATAGAGATCGAGAACAACACCGGCCATCGCATGTGGTTTGCGCCGGTGAGTATCGACCGCGACTATTTCTCGCCGTTGGAAGTGGCCTATTTGTACCATGCCGGTCACACGAAAGCAGCGGCACAGGACATAGACCGGTTTTTTTACCGGCACGCCATGCGCAAGCCCATCAATCCGGGAACGGTTGGCTCGGGATTCGTTTTTACGAACCTGGAGATGGGAACCAAAGCTTTCAATGTTGAGGTGGTCGGCGAGGATCAACAGGTCCGGACGTTCACCTTTCTGATACCGGTTGCCGGTTTGCAGGTGGATTACAAGGAAGTCGATTTCGACAAGCTGTATGCGAACCACGAAAAGATCGATGTTGAAAGCTCCCGGGCGTTGAAAGACCTCATCGCGGCGCTGCCCTGCTGCACGACCGGTGAGGACGGCACCCACAATGCGGACCCGATCAATGTCGTCGTCGTCGGGACAGGCGCCGATATCCTCTATGCATTGCTGCGCAGCGGTTGGGATGAAACCGCCGCTGCCGCTTCCTATGACCTGCTGGCGCAGTTGCCGTGGGAGTTTCGCTACCAGCCGGTGCTGTCGCTTTACCTTTTCGACCGGGCCCAGGACGCCGCCTTCCGAAAATCGCGCTCGACGTTGAACGAGCGCAATCAGTTGCGTTTGTGGCTAAGCCCGTATACATTCAACGGACATCCGGTCTGGGTCGGACAGATCAGCAGGATTATCCGGCTCACTGCCATCGACAAATTCAGCATTGCGCCCGACGTGGACGAAGCCCGCGATTATCTGCTCCAGGATTTGTGGTACGCGCAGAGTCTGTCGCAATATGGCTATGTCCGGCTATCCGAAGTGGCCACTTTATCCGATCCCCGCCACGGTTTAAATGATGACGTCTATTTCACTGACGGCATGTGTCTCGTGGTATGGGTTTCCAATAAACCCGTATCGCTGGATGATGTTCAATTCGAACCCTGGGAAAGACCGGTTGCCGGAAGAAGAGAAATGATGCTGGATCGTTGA
- a CDS encoding LssY C-terminal domain-containing protein, with product MRIYRCLSTLFLLLAAILGCATYHPVPSSESILLQRAQTQSINHVRVTTAVPSSEEALQIFGVDLYRYNIQPVWIEIDNQDEKAIWFLPIGVDPMYYTSHEAAFISHSSLNASARKRMDRYFFSKGHNIYIHPGMKKAGYVFTNLDEGTKSFALDLVGEDGAVRAFTFFIPVPGIRVDHRAVDFKGLYPASAWQRLDDEESFIRYIQKIPCCTTNKKGSETGDPLNLVVIGDGDDVYHAFIRAGWDETEVVTTQSAWKTAMAFFSGGRYRYSPVSSLYLFGRGQDIALQKARGRIHERNHLRLWLAPVKFKDKLVWVGQISRDIGVRFTTKTIVTHKIDPDVDETRGYLIQDLWYSQGLERFALIGGVGAAPMQTPRHNLTGDPYFTDGLRAVLWVSSDPVPFEMVQFVEWEQPSEK from the coding sequence GTGCGTATTTATCGCTGTCTATCGACGCTTTTCTTGTTGCTTGCGGCGATTCTGGGGTGCGCCACGTATCATCCGGTTCCATCGAGCGAGTCGATTTTACTGCAGCGCGCACAGACGCAGAGCATAAACCATGTACGGGTAACCACTGCCGTTCCCAGTTCCGAGGAGGCCCTGCAGATATTCGGCGTCGATCTTTACCGATACAACATCCAGCCCGTCTGGATCGAGATCGACAACCAGGATGAAAAGGCCATCTGGTTCTTGCCCATCGGTGTCGACCCTATGTATTACACCTCCCATGAGGCCGCATTTATCAGCCATTCCAGCTTAAACGCCAGCGCCAGGAAGCGCATGGATCGTTATTTTTTCTCAAAAGGCCATAATATCTACATCCATCCGGGCATGAAAAAAGCCGGGTACGTGTTCACCAACCTTGACGAGGGAACCAAATCGTTTGCGCTCGACCTGGTTGGTGAAGACGGTGCGGTCAGGGCTTTTACCTTTTTCATTCCGGTTCCCGGCATAAGGGTCGATCATCGGGCGGTCGATTTCAAGGGGCTCTATCCTGCCAGTGCCTGGCAACGGTTGGACGATGAGGAAAGCTTTATTCGGTATATTCAAAAAATACCCTGCTGCACGACCAATAAAAAGGGATCCGAAACCGGCGATCCTCTCAACCTGGTCGTCATCGGTGACGGTGATGATGTCTACCATGCCTTCATACGCGCCGGTTGGGATGAAACGGAGGTCGTCACCACCCAATCCGCCTGGAAGACCGCGATGGCCTTTTTTTCCGGTGGTCGCTATCGATATTCTCCAGTCAGTTCTCTCTATCTTTTCGGCAGAGGCCAGGATATCGCCCTTCAGAAGGCGCGGGGCAGGATTCATGAACGCAACCACCTGCGTCTGTGGCTGGCGCCGGTAAAGTTCAAGGACAAACTCGTCTGGGTGGGGCAGATCAGTCGTGACATCGGCGTGCGGTTTACCACCAAAACCATCGTCACCCATAAAATCGATCCGGACGTGGATGAAACGCGCGGATACCTGATTCAGGATCTGTGGTATTCCCAGGGTCTAGAGCGGTTCGCCCTGATTGGCGGTGTCGGTGCCGCCCCCATGCAAACGCCGCGGCACAATTTAACGGGCGATCCTTATTTTACGGACGGGTTGCGGGCCGTATTGTGGGTCTCCAGCGATCCGGTCCCCTTTGAGATGGTTCAGTTCGTGGAGTGGGAACAGCCTTCTGAAAAATAG
- a CDS encoding lipid A deacylase LpxR family protein: protein MIIVAATLLLVVECLAGDETFYLDSPYNEGMLRLEIDNDIIWNRDSNFTHGWSVQYNTTRYESWEETLAPQLCKWIGKHFPTLGDQDSIVRFGQGIGQIMITPEDITNPDPPVGDLPYAGTLTYTLNWQSFNRQTARNFQVTAGLLGEESCAGDVQEFLHSVWGWGEDPQGWHTQRDTEPIVNLAYQHLWRLVQAGTYTNDWAGHLYLGPTVLLGNLMTAIELGIGFRVGWNMQEGFNSLPAPPGVGVFQAAHIPKPAVASPHGVELIVGGRGMGLLYSVMYDGSMITGDDRKVDREDFVFSGLLGLNYHYYNLFSIRLAVIRTSDILVEESLPPPRPGQKKTDTDNSFGTVMIDFYF, encoded by the coding sequence GTTGAATGTCTGGCGGGGGACGAAACATTCTACCTCGACAGCCCGTACAATGAAGGCATGCTCCGCCTGGAGATAGACAACGATATCATCTGGAACCGGGACAGCAACTTTACACATGGATGGAGTGTCCAATACAATACGACCCGCTACGAAAGTTGGGAAGAGACCTTAGCACCACAGTTGTGCAAATGGATCGGAAAACATTTCCCCACCCTTGGCGATCAGGATTCAATCGTTCGTTTTGGCCAGGGAATCGGGCAGATAATGATCACACCCGAGGACATCACCAATCCCGACCCACCGGTGGGAGACCTGCCCTATGCCGGTACGTTGACCTACACCTTGAACTGGCAGAGCTTTAACCGTCAAACCGCCAGAAATTTCCAGGTTACCGCGGGCCTGCTGGGCGAAGAATCCTGTGCCGGTGATGTCCAGGAGTTCTTGCACAGCGTGTGGGGTTGGGGAGAAGATCCACAGGGGTGGCACACCCAGCGAGATACCGAGCCAATTGTAAATCTGGCCTATCAACACCTTTGGCGTCTTGTTCAAGCAGGTACCTATACGAACGATTGGGCCGGACATCTCTATCTCGGGCCGACCGTTCTTCTCGGGAATCTGATGACCGCTATTGAACTGGGAATCGGATTTCGCGTGGGGTGGAACATGCAGGAAGGGTTCAATTCGTTGCCGGCACCACCGGGTGTCGGCGTTTTTCAGGCAGCGCACATACCCAAACCGGCAGTTGCATCGCCGCATGGTGTTGAATTGATTGTCGGGGGCCGTGGAATGGGCCTTTTATATTCCGTCATGTATGACGGCAGCATGATTACCGGAGATGATCGAAAGGTTGATCGGGAAGATTTTGTTTTTTCCGGGTTGCTCGGTCTTAATTATCACTATTATAATCTGTTTTCCATACGACTCGCTGTCATTCGAACCTCTGACATTCTTGTCGAGGAGAGTCTGCCGCCGCCCCGCCCGGGCCAGAAGAAAACCGATACCGACAACTCGTTTGGGACGGTAATGATCGATTTCTATTTTTAG